In one window of Drosophila innubila isolate TH190305 chromosome 2L unlocalized genomic scaffold, UK_Dinn_1.0 4_B_2L, whole genome shotgun sequence DNA:
- the LOC117780004 gene encoding leukocyte receptor cluster member 8 homolog isoform X1, which yields MSDAMSAPPPLIPQLQEMQQQQQQQHQQQQQQQQQQVANSAAAQQWSNYAWWQQHGNNAAAYQQQYQQYYQYYMRYQQQQQQQQQQQVTSTISSSNAPPGFSNALAAPPLPTAPPPPPPPPAQSGNNKNQQQQKNFGGIRFNLNLNQKRLANAPNPLQQQQQQLQQQQQQQQTIPMQQLNMYNNNNNNNANNNKKKRKRNNKTNNNNNNNSMNKQQQQQHQQPATGYEQTNVSYIGMPLNPFAAPSVPPTPDLSKPPPPLPTMVSPTAVAPAAAPPQQQLQPQQQLQPQQQQSPTIAQEPQQPKQAQPATTAFKRPNSCFQMSANDSWPDSLNQYVARCYFKCTTDLDKDQIDICLKGKIIAAANRNELWTRDWDNEPMPTVHSERDGIDVVLSNVTLPQPQRSNYFNKKQQQQQQQQQQQQQQNSSSTPKLSQKSPNVNQFKQKANAFNKFGNGGHYGHGHQQQQQQSSRYSRSRSRSPTSSTSSTSKYNSRKRYSRSRSRSRSSSTNSPPARKVPRKAGSNDSLGSDFIPINSNLSKKQQKLLMKRNKRAAAAAAAATASSSGSGGGKKKTPHFYATHSSSVGGAVDDDTARLQQRAARFSQSSSGSSKKSVVAIASSPFGLTTAKHKKKLQAASRATSSMFYEDHEGAGAAGIDLLDLHIVGTCRDLEKSFLRLTKAPSASEVRPVEVLTHSLANVKGKWRTNQDYHYACDQLKSIRQDLTVQGIRDKFTVEVYETHARIAMEKGDHEEFNQCQTQLKMLYLELGNSSNSLEFTAYRIIYYIFTKNTLDITTVLRSITADQRENPVIAHALQFRSAWSLGNYCKLFDLYKTAPLMSGHMIEWFLERERKAALRIIIKSYRPNISVDYVRNVLAFESTEKCKEWLDTFSLPYAADGAQIDCKNAAAIAI from the exons ATGTCCGATGCGATGAGCGCTCCGCCGCCCTTAATACCCCAGCTGCAAgagatgcagcagcagcagcagcaacaacatcagcagcaacaacaacaacaacaacaacaggtagCAAATTCTGCAGCTGCTCAACAATGGAGCAACTACGCCTGGTGGCAACAACATGGAAATAATGCTGCCGCTTATcagcaacaatatcaacaatatTATCAATACTATATGCGttatcagcaacagcagcaacaacagcagcagcagcaggtaaCATCTACGATCAGTTCATCAAATGCACCGCCTGGTTTTAGTAATGCCCTGGCGGCACCACCGCTACCCACGGCACCACCGCCACCCCCTCCACCACCTGCGCAGTCaggtaataataaaaatcaacaacagcaaaagaatTTTGGTGGCATAcgcttcaatttgaatttgaatcaGAAACGTTTGGCAAATGCGCCAAATcctctgcagcagcagcagcaacaactgcaacagcagcagcagcaacaacaaaccatACCCATGCAACAACTCAacatgtataataataataataacaataatgcaaataacaacaaaaagaagcgCAAGCGTAAtaataaaaccaacaacaacaataacaataacagcatgaataagcagcaacaacaacaacatcagcaaccgGCAACTGGATATGAACAGACGAATGTCAGTTATATAGGCATGCCTCTAAATCCATTTGCTGCTCCATCAGTGCCACCCACTCCTGATCTAAGCAAGCCACCACCCCCTTTACCCACCATGGTATCACCAACAGCAGTTgcacctgctgctgctccaccacaacaacaactacagccacagcaacaactacagccacagcaacaacagtcacCAACAATTGCTCAGGAGCCACAGCAGCCAAAGCAAGCACAacctgcaacaacagcatttaAGCGTCCAAATAGTTGTTTCCAAATGAGCGCGAATGATTCTTGGCCCGATTCACTTAATCAATATGTGGCACGTTGTTATTTCAAGTGCACCACGGACTTGGACAAGGATCAGATAGATATTTGTTTAAAGGGTAAAATAATTGCTGCAGCCAATCGCAACGAGCTCTGGACTCGCGACTGGGACAATGAACCCATGCCGACGGTGCACAGCGAACGCGATGGCATTGATGTGGTTCTGAGCAATGTCACCTTACCACAACCACAACGCAGCAACTATTTTAAcaagaaacagcagcagcaacagcagcaacaacaacaacaacagcagcaaaattCAAGTTCGACGCCAAAGCTGAGCCAAAAGTCGCCAAAtgttaatcaatttaaacaGAAGGCAAACGCCTTTAACAAGTTTGGCAATGGCGGACATTACGGACACggacatcaacagcaacagcaacaatcgtCGCGCTACTCGAGGAGTCGTTCGCG TTCGCCTACGTCGTCGACATCGTCGACCTCAAAATATAACAGCAGGAAGCGTTATTCCCGTTCCCGATCGCGTtcccgcagcagcagcacaaatAGTCCCCCCGCCCGCAAGGTTCCGCGCAAGGCAGGCTCAAATGATTCGCTGGGCAGTGATTTTATACCCATCAATTCGAATTTGTCAAAGAAACAGCAGAAATTATTGATGAAAAGGAATAAGCGTGCTgccgcagcagctgcagctgccacagcgtCATCGTCTGGTAGTGGTGGGGGCAAAAAGAAGACGCCACATTTTTATGCCACGCATTCGTCGTCGGTGGGCGGTGCCGTTGATGATGACACAGCGCGCTTGCAACAGCGTGCGGCACGTTTCTCACAGTCGAGCAGCGGCTCGTCTAAGAAATCTGTCGTCGCAATTGCAAGCTCACCGTTTGGTCTCACTACGGCCAAGCACAAGAAGAAATTGCAGGCCGCGTCTCGTGCAACGTCATCCATGTTCTACGAGGATCATGAGGGTGCGGGTGCAGCAGGCATAGATTTACTCGATTTGCATATAGTAGGCACATGTAGGGATTTAGAAAAGTCATTCTTGCGCCTGACCAAAGCTCCATCTGCATCGGAGGTGCGACCCGTTGAGGTTCTCACCCATTCGCTGGCCAATGTGAAGGGCAAATGGCGAACGAATCAGGATTATCATTATGCGTGTGATCAGTTGAAGTCTATACGCCAGGATCTCACT GTCCAAGGTATAAGAGATAAGTTCACAGTTGAGGTATATGAGACGCATGCACGCATTGCCATGGAAAAGGGAGATCACGAAGAGTTTAATCAGTGTCAGACGCAGCTAAAGATGCTCTACTTGGAGttgggcaacagcagcaattcgCTTGAGTTTACCGCTTATCGTATCatctattatatatttacaaagaaTACCTTGG ACATAACAACTGTGCTGCGTTCGATAACAGCTGATCAGCGCGAGAATCCTGTCATTGCGCATGCTCTACAATTTCGTTCCGCTTGGTCGCTGGGCAACTATTGTAAACTCTTTGATTTGTACAAAACAGCGCCGCTCATGTCCGGGCACATGATTGAATGGTTCCTCGAGCGAGAGCGCAAGGCGGCACTTCGCATAATTATTAAATC TTATCGTCCCAACATTAGCGTCGACTATGTCAGAAATGTTTTGGCCTTTGAAAGCACTGAGAAGTGCAAAGAGTGGCTAGACACCTTTAGTTTACCCTATGCCGCAGATGGCGCTCAAATAGATTGCAAAAAtgctgctgctattgccaTTTGA
- the LOC117780004 gene encoding leukocyte receptor cluster member 8 homolog isoform X2, which yields MSDAMSAPPPLIPQLQEMQQQQQQQHQQQQQQQQQQVANSAAAQQWSNYAWWQQHGNNAAAYQQQYQQYYQYYMRYQQQQQQQQQQQQKNFGGIRFNLNLNQKRLANAPNPLQQQQQQLQQQQQQQQTIPMQQLNMYNNNNNNNANNNKKKRKRNNKTNNNNNNNSMNKQQQQQHQQPATGYEQTNVSYIGMPLNPFAAPSVPPTPDLSKPPPPLPTMVSPTAVAPAAAPPQQQLQPQQQLQPQQQQSPTIAQEPQQPKQAQPATTAFKRPNSCFQMSANDSWPDSLNQYVARCYFKCTTDLDKDQIDICLKGKIIAAANRNELWTRDWDNEPMPTVHSERDGIDVVLSNVTLPQPQRSNYFNKKQQQQQQQQQQQQQQNSSSTPKLSQKSPNVNQFKQKANAFNKFGNGGHYGHGHQQQQQQSSRYSRSRSRSPTSSTSSTSKYNSRKRYSRSRSRSRSSSTNSPPARKVPRKAGSNDSLGSDFIPINSNLSKKQQKLLMKRNKRAAAAAAAATASSSGSGGGKKKTPHFYATHSSSVGGAVDDDTARLQQRAARFSQSSSGSSKKSVVAIASSPFGLTTAKHKKKLQAASRATSSMFYEDHEGAGAAGIDLLDLHIVGTCRDLEKSFLRLTKAPSASEVRPVEVLTHSLANVKGKWRTNQDYHYACDQLKSIRQDLTVQGIRDKFTVEVYETHARIAMEKGDHEEFNQCQTQLKMLYLELGNSSNSLEFTAYRIIYYIFTKNTLDITTVLRSITADQRENPVIAHALQFRSAWSLGNYCKLFDLYKTAPLMSGHMIEWFLERERKAALRIIIKSYRPNISVDYVRNVLAFESTEKCKEWLDTFSLPYAADGAQIDCKNAAAIAI from the exons ATGTCCGATGCGATGAGCGCTCCGCCGCCCTTAATACCCCAGCTGCAAgagatgcagcagcagcagcagcaacaacatcagcagcaacaacaacaacaacaacaacaggtagCAAATTCTGCAGCTGCTCAACAATGGAGCAACTACGCCTGGTGGCAACAACATGGAAATAATGCTGCCGCTTATcagcaacaatatcaacaatatTATCAATACTATATGCGttatcagcaacagcagcaacaacagcagcagcagcag caaaagaatTTTGGTGGCATAcgcttcaatttgaatttgaatcaGAAACGTTTGGCAAATGCGCCAAATcctctgcagcagcagcagcaacaactgcaacagcagcagcagcaacaacaaaccatACCCATGCAACAACTCAacatgtataataataataataacaataatgcaaataacaacaaaaagaagcgCAAGCGTAAtaataaaaccaacaacaacaataacaataacagcatgaataagcagcaacaacaacaacatcagcaaccgGCAACTGGATATGAACAGACGAATGTCAGTTATATAGGCATGCCTCTAAATCCATTTGCTGCTCCATCAGTGCCACCCACTCCTGATCTAAGCAAGCCACCACCCCCTTTACCCACCATGGTATCACCAACAGCAGTTgcacctgctgctgctccaccacaacaacaactacagccacagcaacaactacagccacagcaacaacagtcacCAACAATTGCTCAGGAGCCACAGCAGCCAAAGCAAGCACAacctgcaacaacagcatttaAGCGTCCAAATAGTTGTTTCCAAATGAGCGCGAATGATTCTTGGCCCGATTCACTTAATCAATATGTGGCACGTTGTTATTTCAAGTGCACCACGGACTTGGACAAGGATCAGATAGATATTTGTTTAAAGGGTAAAATAATTGCTGCAGCCAATCGCAACGAGCTCTGGACTCGCGACTGGGACAATGAACCCATGCCGACGGTGCACAGCGAACGCGATGGCATTGATGTGGTTCTGAGCAATGTCACCTTACCACAACCACAACGCAGCAACTATTTTAAcaagaaacagcagcagcaacagcagcaacaacaacaacaacagcagcaaaattCAAGTTCGACGCCAAAGCTGAGCCAAAAGTCGCCAAAtgttaatcaatttaaacaGAAGGCAAACGCCTTTAACAAGTTTGGCAATGGCGGACATTACGGACACggacatcaacagcaacagcaacaatcgtCGCGCTACTCGAGGAGTCGTTCGCG TTCGCCTACGTCGTCGACATCGTCGACCTCAAAATATAACAGCAGGAAGCGTTATTCCCGTTCCCGATCGCGTtcccgcagcagcagcacaaatAGTCCCCCCGCCCGCAAGGTTCCGCGCAAGGCAGGCTCAAATGATTCGCTGGGCAGTGATTTTATACCCATCAATTCGAATTTGTCAAAGAAACAGCAGAAATTATTGATGAAAAGGAATAAGCGTGCTgccgcagcagctgcagctgccacagcgtCATCGTCTGGTAGTGGTGGGGGCAAAAAGAAGACGCCACATTTTTATGCCACGCATTCGTCGTCGGTGGGCGGTGCCGTTGATGATGACACAGCGCGCTTGCAACAGCGTGCGGCACGTTTCTCACAGTCGAGCAGCGGCTCGTCTAAGAAATCTGTCGTCGCAATTGCAAGCTCACCGTTTGGTCTCACTACGGCCAAGCACAAGAAGAAATTGCAGGCCGCGTCTCGTGCAACGTCATCCATGTTCTACGAGGATCATGAGGGTGCGGGTGCAGCAGGCATAGATTTACTCGATTTGCATATAGTAGGCACATGTAGGGATTTAGAAAAGTCATTCTTGCGCCTGACCAAAGCTCCATCTGCATCGGAGGTGCGACCCGTTGAGGTTCTCACCCATTCGCTGGCCAATGTGAAGGGCAAATGGCGAACGAATCAGGATTATCATTATGCGTGTGATCAGTTGAAGTCTATACGCCAGGATCTCACT GTCCAAGGTATAAGAGATAAGTTCACAGTTGAGGTATATGAGACGCATGCACGCATTGCCATGGAAAAGGGAGATCACGAAGAGTTTAATCAGTGTCAGACGCAGCTAAAGATGCTCTACTTGGAGttgggcaacagcagcaattcgCTTGAGTTTACCGCTTATCGTATCatctattatatatttacaaagaaTACCTTGG ACATAACAACTGTGCTGCGTTCGATAACAGCTGATCAGCGCGAGAATCCTGTCATTGCGCATGCTCTACAATTTCGTTCCGCTTGGTCGCTGGGCAACTATTGTAAACTCTTTGATTTGTACAAAACAGCGCCGCTCATGTCCGGGCACATGATTGAATGGTTCCTCGAGCGAGAGCGCAAGGCGGCACTTCGCATAATTATTAAATC TTATCGTCCCAACATTAGCGTCGACTATGTCAGAAATGTTTTGGCCTTTGAAAGCACTGAGAAGTGCAAAGAGTGGCTAGACACCTTTAGTTTACCCTATGCCGCAGATGGCGCTCAAATAGATTGCAAAAAtgctgctgctattgccaTTTGA
- the LOC117780004 gene encoding leukocyte receptor cluster member 8 homolog isoform X3 — protein sequence MSDAMSAPPPLIPQLQEMQQQQQQQHQQQQQQQQQQVANSAAAQQWSNYAWWQQHGNNAAAYQQQYQQYYQYYMRYQQQQQQQQKNFGGIRFNLNLNQKRLANAPNPLQQQQQQLQQQQQQQQTIPMQQLNMYNNNNNNNANNNKKKRKRNNKTNNNNNNNSMNKQQQQQHQQPATGYEQTNVSYIGMPLNPFAAPSVPPTPDLSKPPPPLPTMVSPTAVAPAAAPPQQQLQPQQQLQPQQQQSPTIAQEPQQPKQAQPATTAFKRPNSCFQMSANDSWPDSLNQYVARCYFKCTTDLDKDQIDICLKGKIIAAANRNELWTRDWDNEPMPTVHSERDGIDVVLSNVTLPQPQRSNYFNKKQQQQQQQQQQQQQQNSSSTPKLSQKSPNVNQFKQKANAFNKFGNGGHYGHGHQQQQQQSSRYSRSRSRSPTSSTSSTSKYNSRKRYSRSRSRSRSSSTNSPPARKVPRKAGSNDSLGSDFIPINSNLSKKQQKLLMKRNKRAAAAAAAATASSSGSGGGKKKTPHFYATHSSSVGGAVDDDTARLQQRAARFSQSSSGSSKKSVVAIASSPFGLTTAKHKKKLQAASRATSSMFYEDHEGAGAAGIDLLDLHIVGTCRDLEKSFLRLTKAPSASEVRPVEVLTHSLANVKGKWRTNQDYHYACDQLKSIRQDLTVQGIRDKFTVEVYETHARIAMEKGDHEEFNQCQTQLKMLYLELGNSSNSLEFTAYRIIYYIFTKNTLDITTVLRSITADQRENPVIAHALQFRSAWSLGNYCKLFDLYKTAPLMSGHMIEWFLERERKAALRIIIKSYRPNISVDYVRNVLAFESTEKCKEWLDTFSLPYAADGAQIDCKNAAAIAI from the exons ATGTCCGATGCGATGAGCGCTCCGCCGCCCTTAATACCCCAGCTGCAAgagatgcagcagcagcagcagcaacaacatcagcagcaacaacaacaacaacaacaacaggtagCAAATTCTGCAGCTGCTCAACAATGGAGCAACTACGCCTGGTGGCAACAACATGGAAATAATGCTGCCGCTTATcagcaacaatatcaacaatatTATCAATACTATATGCGttatcagcaacagcagcaacaacagcag aagaatTTTGGTGGCATAcgcttcaatttgaatttgaatcaGAAACGTTTGGCAAATGCGCCAAATcctctgcagcagcagcagcaacaactgcaacagcagcagcagcaacaacaaaccatACCCATGCAACAACTCAacatgtataataataataataacaataatgcaaataacaacaaaaagaagcgCAAGCGTAAtaataaaaccaacaacaacaataacaataacagcatgaataagcagcaacaacaacaacatcagcaaccgGCAACTGGATATGAACAGACGAATGTCAGTTATATAGGCATGCCTCTAAATCCATTTGCTGCTCCATCAGTGCCACCCACTCCTGATCTAAGCAAGCCACCACCCCCTTTACCCACCATGGTATCACCAACAGCAGTTgcacctgctgctgctccaccacaacaacaactacagccacagcaacaactacagccacagcaacaacagtcacCAACAATTGCTCAGGAGCCACAGCAGCCAAAGCAAGCACAacctgcaacaacagcatttaAGCGTCCAAATAGTTGTTTCCAAATGAGCGCGAATGATTCTTGGCCCGATTCACTTAATCAATATGTGGCACGTTGTTATTTCAAGTGCACCACGGACTTGGACAAGGATCAGATAGATATTTGTTTAAAGGGTAAAATAATTGCTGCAGCCAATCGCAACGAGCTCTGGACTCGCGACTGGGACAATGAACCCATGCCGACGGTGCACAGCGAACGCGATGGCATTGATGTGGTTCTGAGCAATGTCACCTTACCACAACCACAACGCAGCAACTATTTTAAcaagaaacagcagcagcaacagcagcaacaacaacaacaacagcagcaaaattCAAGTTCGACGCCAAAGCTGAGCCAAAAGTCGCCAAAtgttaatcaatttaaacaGAAGGCAAACGCCTTTAACAAGTTTGGCAATGGCGGACATTACGGACACggacatcaacagcaacagcaacaatcgtCGCGCTACTCGAGGAGTCGTTCGCG TTCGCCTACGTCGTCGACATCGTCGACCTCAAAATATAACAGCAGGAAGCGTTATTCCCGTTCCCGATCGCGTtcccgcagcagcagcacaaatAGTCCCCCCGCCCGCAAGGTTCCGCGCAAGGCAGGCTCAAATGATTCGCTGGGCAGTGATTTTATACCCATCAATTCGAATTTGTCAAAGAAACAGCAGAAATTATTGATGAAAAGGAATAAGCGTGCTgccgcagcagctgcagctgccacagcgtCATCGTCTGGTAGTGGTGGGGGCAAAAAGAAGACGCCACATTTTTATGCCACGCATTCGTCGTCGGTGGGCGGTGCCGTTGATGATGACACAGCGCGCTTGCAACAGCGTGCGGCACGTTTCTCACAGTCGAGCAGCGGCTCGTCTAAGAAATCTGTCGTCGCAATTGCAAGCTCACCGTTTGGTCTCACTACGGCCAAGCACAAGAAGAAATTGCAGGCCGCGTCTCGTGCAACGTCATCCATGTTCTACGAGGATCATGAGGGTGCGGGTGCAGCAGGCATAGATTTACTCGATTTGCATATAGTAGGCACATGTAGGGATTTAGAAAAGTCATTCTTGCGCCTGACCAAAGCTCCATCTGCATCGGAGGTGCGACCCGTTGAGGTTCTCACCCATTCGCTGGCCAATGTGAAGGGCAAATGGCGAACGAATCAGGATTATCATTATGCGTGTGATCAGTTGAAGTCTATACGCCAGGATCTCACT GTCCAAGGTATAAGAGATAAGTTCACAGTTGAGGTATATGAGACGCATGCACGCATTGCCATGGAAAAGGGAGATCACGAAGAGTTTAATCAGTGTCAGACGCAGCTAAAGATGCTCTACTTGGAGttgggcaacagcagcaattcgCTTGAGTTTACCGCTTATCGTATCatctattatatatttacaaagaaTACCTTGG ACATAACAACTGTGCTGCGTTCGATAACAGCTGATCAGCGCGAGAATCCTGTCATTGCGCATGCTCTACAATTTCGTTCCGCTTGGTCGCTGGGCAACTATTGTAAACTCTTTGATTTGTACAAAACAGCGCCGCTCATGTCCGGGCACATGATTGAATGGTTCCTCGAGCGAGAGCGCAAGGCGGCACTTCGCATAATTATTAAATC TTATCGTCCCAACATTAGCGTCGACTATGTCAGAAATGTTTTGGCCTTTGAAAGCACTGAGAAGTGCAAAGAGTGGCTAGACACCTTTAGTTTACCCTATGCCGCAGATGGCGCTCAAATAGATTGCAAAAAtgctgctgctattgccaTTTGA